One window from the genome of Vibrio vulnificus NBRC 15645 = ATCC 27562 encodes:
- a CDS encoding helix-turn-helix transcriptional regulator, translated as MMKEPYKVWVISNDPEWSGLIVAGLSHTFTGYEFVIQASLESLWQLSDNELVIYDRQTLGNPSQHLISPTTRGGAWILANATQQDLDGVKGLISLGWFGFLESEKTLENLHKAIRMVASGQLWFSREAMSYALRNIVRSQATTSCSLDVVGSKYELSGKEQKVFLYLLQGYSNKEISDQMNVSLSTVKSHVSHILCKTGKQSRSQLATLMIE; from the coding sequence ATGATGAAGGAACCTTATAAGGTATGGGTTATTTCAAATGATCCAGAATGGTCAGGCTTGATTGTGGCGGGATTGTCCCACACCTTTACGGGTTACGAGTTTGTCATTCAAGCTTCTCTAGAGTCATTGTGGCAACTGAGTGACAATGAGTTGGTGATTTATGATCGACAAACGTTAGGCAACCCCTCGCAACATTTGATTTCACCCACGACAAGAGGTGGCGCATGGATATTAGCCAATGCGACACAGCAAGATCTTGATGGCGTGAAAGGGCTCATTTCACTTGGTTGGTTTGGTTTTCTGGAATCGGAAAAAACACTGGAAAACTTACACAAAGCCATTCGAATGGTGGCGTCGGGTCAATTGTGGTTCAGCCGAGAAGCCATGTCTTATGCGCTAAGGAATATTGTGCGATCTCAGGCAACCACAAGTTGCTCACTTGACGTGGTAGGCAGTAAATATGAACTGTCGGGAAAAGAGCAGAAAGTATTTCTGTATTTGCTTCAGGGTTATTCAAATAAAGAAATATCCGATCAAATGAACGTCAGTTTAAGCACTGTGAAAAGTCATGTATCACATATTTTATGTAAAACAGGAAAACAAAGCCGATCGCAATTAGCGACATTAATGATCGAGTAG
- a CDS encoding GlyGly-CTERM sorting domain-containing protein (This protein contains a GlyGly-CTERM protein-sorting domain, as detected by TIGR03501. These domains are found at the C-terminus of secreted proteins in organisms that possess both rhombosortase, which is an intramembrane serine proteinase (see TIGR03902), and a type II secretion system (T2SS). In at least some cases, such as VesB from Vibrio cholerae, cleavage by rhombosortase is followed first by attachment of a glycerophosphoethanolamine-containing moiety, then by transport by the T2SS across the outer membrane and release into the medium in soluble form.), whose protein sequence is MVNWISLLGLLLFWRARRKACE, encoded by the coding sequence ATTGTCAATTGGATTAGCCTTTTGGGTTTGTTGCTCTTTTGGCGCGCTCGTCGAAAAGCATGTGAATGA
- a CDS encoding fimbria/pilus periplasmic chaperone, with the protein MKRICLLTILLFFFHRQTLAFELFPMVQFLDDAGKGTTVFFKITNTSLAPLPVELIPIKREVSLNNNETLSETDELMVFPPQVLIEPGKSQSIKVQYIGEPKQSAASYRLIASQLPLKNEASSDSIQMLFRIGALIFVSPQDAHADYSSHLTQGENEAVQLTIRNDGTSVLELTKLSHEVSWHNQKKSWSWVELEPLLPMQYLVPNQSVVVNVQSLLVK; encoded by the coding sequence ATGAAACGGATTTGCTTATTGACGATTTTGCTGTTTTTCTTTCATCGCCAAACGCTGGCGTTTGAGCTGTTCCCTATGGTGCAGTTTTTGGACGATGCCGGTAAAGGAACTACGGTGTTTTTCAAAATCACCAATACCTCACTTGCGCCACTGCCAGTGGAGCTCATCCCAATCAAAAGAGAAGTCTCGCTCAACAATAATGAAACCCTGTCAGAAACCGATGAGCTAATGGTGTTTCCACCACAAGTGCTGATTGAACCAGGCAAATCGCAGAGCATCAAAGTGCAATACATTGGAGAGCCGAAGCAAAGTGCGGCGTCCTATCGTTTAATCGCCAGTCAACTGCCACTAAAAAATGAAGCCAGTAGCGACAGCATTCAAATGCTGTTCCGCATTGGCGCACTGATTTTTGTCTCACCTCAGGATGCTCACGCTGACTATTCAAGCCATTTGACCCAAGGTGAGAATGAGGCCGTGCAGTTAACCATTCGCAATGACGGTACCAGTGTGCTTGAGCTGACCAAACTGAGCCATGAGGTCAGTTGGCATAATCAGAAGAAGAGCTGGTCTTGGGTTGAGTTAGAACCGCTGTTGCCAATGCAATATTTGGTTCCCAATCAAAGCGTTGTCGTTAATGTTCAATCTTTGCTGGTCAAATAA